The Carassius gibelio isolate Cgi1373 ecotype wild population from Czech Republic chromosome B22, carGib1.2-hapl.c, whole genome shotgun sequence genome window below encodes:
- the LOC127987757 gene encoding cytokine receptor common subunit gamma-like, with protein MILLLVALFLGNIPSFAFSASSQPNINCLIINLDYVNCTWTEHEHNYSFRSRFTPRETLDCPEYLRIDGVNVGCVFPYKTPQRFNTLETRLYSDDGGLVTEQEHNLKSYVKLSPPINLSVVEKKDTELWLYWDFTKNSGCFESEVRYRTDNNVWKNTAPGPRTSFSLPFPSKKHYEFKVRARIQSSCGESKFWSDWSEPVYWGS; from the exons ATGATACTACTTTTAGTTGCTCTTTTCCTTGGGAACATTCCTTCATTTGCTTTCTCTGCATCATCGCAGCCAA ATATTAATTGTCTTATCATAAATCTGGACTATGTTAACTGCACATGGACTGAGCATGAGCACAATTACAGTTTCAGGAGCAG GTTTACTCCTAGAGAAACTCTGGATTGTCCAGAATATCTCAGGATTGATGGTGTTAACGTGGGCTGTGTATTCCCCTACAAAACACCACAGCGGTTTAATACATTAGAAACACGGCTGTACAGTGACGATGGAGGTTTGGTGACAGAGCAGGAGCATAATCTCAAATCATATG TGAAGCTTTCCCCTCCAATCAACCTGTCTGTGGTGGAGAAAAAAGACACTGAACTGTGGCTATACTGGGATTTTACAAAGAACAGCGGCTGCTTTGAGAGTGAAGTTCGTTACAGGACAGACAACAATGTGTGGAAG AACACCGCTCCAGGCCCCAGGACCTCCTTCAGTTTGCCTTTTCCCTCCAAAAAACACTATGAGTTCAAGGTCAGGGCTCGTATACAGTCCTCCTGTGGAGAGTCCAAGTTTTGGAGTGACTGGAGTGAGCCTGTCTACTGGGGATCTTAA